One Platichthys flesus chromosome 14, fPlaFle2.1, whole genome shotgun sequence genomic region harbors:
- the LOC133967983 gene encoding histone-binding protein N1/N2-like, whose translation MEEANKLVGTGKKHLVMGKVVEAVSALQEACGMLAKKYGDTADECGEAFFWCGKALLDLARMENSVLGNALEGVPEEEEEEEKPKDSNVESTENIDEKTRDEMRVQVYDAMAEKKNQGAQEAEGKQSEKAERKNEDAQKAEGKQSEKAEKKGGVVKAPAGDAQQKAAKKGEEEKKSKVDEDKSAENEDEKENEKQGEESGEEAEDGEEEGEEEEGDDAEMEGDAPEQGEGDGTAEKDSEEEEEEEEEEEEVGNLQLAWEMLEVAKVIYKRKESKDDQLMAAQTHLRLGEVSAESGNYSQALEDFQECLKLQVKHLDSDSRLLAETHYQLGLTYSLNLQYRQAVAQLNSSISVIKSRLDKLQQLLDKAEGPEALPSERKEMEELKALLPEIKEKVEDATEGLKMTSAASESVKDALGGGSTSSAFPESALQNGDAASSSKVNGTSTKRVSSTNGHASSAAVSDISHLVRKKRKPEESPVKEVKKVKHEPPADKVEKAGSKTKGKTNSMEVDSK comes from the exons atggaggaggccaacAAGCTGGTCGGCACCGGGAAGAAGCACCTGGTGATGGGGAAGGTGGTGGAGGCGGTGAGCGCCCTGCAGGAGGCCTGTGGCATGCT GGCAAAAAAGTATGGCGACACAGCGGATGAGTGTGGAGAGGCGTTCTTCTGGTGCGGTAAAGCGCTCCTGGACCTTGCACG GATGGAGAACTCAGTCCTTGGTAACGCTCTGGAAGGAGttcctgaggaagaggaggaagaagagaaacccAAAGACTCCAACGTTGAGAGCACAGAAAACATTGATG AGAAGACCAGGGACGAGATGAGGGTTCAGGTGTACGACGCCATGGCCGAGAAGAAAAACCAAGGTGCCCAAGAGGCTGAAGGGAAGCAGAGCGAAAAGGCAGAGAGGAAAAACGAAGATGCCCAAAAGGCTGAAGGGAAGCAGAGCGAAAAGGCAGAGAAGAAAGGTGGCGTGGTAAAGGCCCCCGCTGGTGATGCACAACAGAAAGCAGCcaaaaagggagaggaggaaaagaagagcaAGGTTGATGAAGACAAATCTGCTGAGAATGAAGACGAGaaggaaaatgagaaacaagGCGAGGAAtcaggagaggaagcagaag ACggtgaagaagagggggaggaggaggagggcgacgaTGCCGAAATGGAGGGTGACGCACCAGAGCAAGGCGAAGGAGACGGCACCGCTGAGAAG gacagtgaggaggaggaggaggaggaggaggaggaggaggaggtggggaacCTGCAGCTCGCCTGGGAGATGCTGGAAGTGGCCAAGGTCATTTACAAGAG GAAAGAGTCTAAGGATGATCAGCTGATGGCAGCGCAGACCCACCTGAGACTGGGTGAGGTTTCTGCTGAATCAG GAAATTACTCCCAGGCGTTGGAGGATTTCCAGGAGTGTCTGAAGCTGCAGGTGAAACACCTGGACTCAGACAGCCGCCTGCTCGCTGAGACTCACTACCAGCTGGGCCTGACCTACAGCCTGAACCTCCAGTACCGCCAGGCTGTCGCCCAGCTGAACAGCTCCATCTCCGTCATAAAGAGCAGGCTGG acaagctgcagcagctgctggacaaGGCCGAGGGCCCGGAGGCTCTGCCCAGcgagaggaaggagatggaggagctgaaggctCTGCTCCCAGAGATcaaggagaaggtggaggacgCCACAGAGGGACTGAAAATGACGAGTGCTGCTTCTGAGTCTGTGAAGGATGCACTG GGGGGAGGCTCTACTTCCTCTGCATTCCCAGAGTCTGCTCTACAGAACGGTGACGCTGCCTCCAGTTCAAAA GTGAACGGCACATCAACCAAAAGAGTCAGTTCCACCAACGGACACGCGTCCTCCGCTGCGGTATCTGACATCTCCCACCTGGTCAGGAAGAAG aGGAAACCCGAGGAGAGTCcagtgaaggaggtgaagaaggtgAAGCACGAGCCTCCCGCTGACAAAGTCGAAAAAGCCGGCAGCAAAACTAAAGGAAAAACGAACAGTATGGAAGTCGACAG TAAGTGA